One window of Gemmatimonadaceae bacterium genomic DNA carries:
- a CDS encoding 2-oxoglutarate dehydrogenase E1 component, with the protein MSSDPITSVFNDGYIAETYESYQRDPSSVEESWRQFFRFAEQLGGATSAAGGAPGAAAVKVDGDLLRKVAGAASLTDSIRAYGHLAAQIDPLGDRPRGTPELTPEFHGLTEADLQTIPGEALRASEPTAADFVNRLRSLYSGDIGFEFDHLGEAGEREWLREQIESGRLHQPLSADEKKAILRRLTEVDGLERFLGRVYQGYKRFSIEGTDMLVPMLDTAIESAAAAGASEVGIAMAHRGRINVLAHVLQKPYKTIFGEFEGRHAATNAESETGDVKYHLGFTAKRKVGDGEVTISLAPNPSHLEFANPVLQGVARARQTLLASDGERDESSAVPVMIHGDTAFPGEGVVAETFNMSRLRGYRVGGTLHIITNNQVGFTTDPIDARSTYYASDLAKGFEVPIVHVNAEDANTCVRVMQLGVEYRAKFGKDFLVDLVGYRRHGHNETDEPAFTQPAMYAQIKSHPSPREVWGQKLVEEGLVTAAEVKSLDAEIAASFEKIQRGASAGDGEITLPGEVVKPADAAEGAKTALRSEQLVAMNEQLLIWPQTFKPNSKLAKTLRRRRDAVGEAGGIDWGHAEALAFASLLVQGTSVRMSGQDVERGTFSHRQAVLHDAETGETYTPLQHLPEARGRFEIYNSPLSETAVLGFEYGFSMATRNALVLWEAQFGDFVNVAQPIIDQFIVSDRAKWGQDSSLVLLLPHGYEGQGPEHSSARLERFLQLCAENNMFVAYPSTPAQYYHILRRQMSESRRRPLVLMQPKSLLRLPEAASRLGDLADGGFQTVIDDAAVSGHREQVKRLVFCTGKIYYDLVVKRAPHVALVRVEQLYPWPHDEVAKIVDLYPAAAEVVWAQEEPKNMGAWTYVSPRLRVSTGNAVIVRYIGRPERASPAEGYSLAHKAEQERIVSEVVAPMEAPAGGRRRSAIASR; encoded by the coding sequence ATGTCGAGCGATCCGATCACGAGCGTCTTCAACGACGGCTACATCGCCGAGACCTACGAGTCCTATCAGCGCGATCCGTCTTCGGTCGAAGAGTCGTGGCGCCAGTTCTTCCGTTTCGCCGAGCAGCTTGGTGGAGCGACTTCGGCAGCGGGAGGCGCGCCGGGAGCGGCTGCCGTCAAAGTTGACGGCGATCTACTCAGGAAGGTTGCGGGAGCCGCATCGCTCACCGACTCCATCCGGGCCTACGGTCATCTTGCTGCGCAGATAGATCCACTGGGCGACAGGCCCCGCGGTACCCCTGAGCTGACGCCGGAATTCCACGGTCTCACCGAGGCCGATCTGCAGACGATTCCTGGCGAGGCGCTGCGGGCGAGCGAGCCGACGGCCGCGGATTTCGTGAATCGCCTGAGATCGCTCTACTCGGGCGATATCGGATTCGAGTTCGATCACCTTGGTGAAGCCGGCGAGCGGGAATGGCTGAGAGAGCAGATCGAGAGCGGTCGGCTGCACCAGCCGCTGAGCGCCGACGAGAAGAAAGCGATTCTTCGCCGCCTCACCGAAGTAGATGGTCTCGAGCGGTTCCTCGGCAGGGTTTATCAGGGCTACAAACGGTTCTCGATTGAAGGCACGGACATGCTCGTGCCGATGCTCGATACGGCGATCGAGTCGGCGGCAGCCGCTGGTGCGAGCGAGGTTGGCATCGCGATGGCGCATCGCGGCCGCATCAACGTTCTCGCGCACGTTCTTCAGAAGCCATACAAGACGATTTTCGGAGAGTTCGAGGGGAGGCACGCCGCGACAAATGCGGAGAGTGAGACGGGCGACGTCAAATACCACCTCGGCTTCACGGCGAAGCGGAAGGTGGGTGATGGGGAAGTGACTATCTCTCTGGCCCCGAATCCGAGTCACCTCGAGTTCGCCAACCCGGTGCTCCAGGGCGTGGCGCGCGCGCGGCAGACACTGCTTGCGTCAGATGGCGAGCGTGATGAGTCCTCGGCAGTGCCGGTGATGATTCACGGCGACACCGCGTTCCCGGGCGAAGGAGTGGTCGCCGAAACGTTCAACATGTCGCGGCTGCGCGGGTATCGCGTGGGCGGCACGCTGCACATCATCACGAACAACCAGGTGGGGTTCACGACCGATCCGATAGACGCGCGCTCGACGTACTACGCCAGCGATCTGGCGAAGGGATTTGAGGTGCCGATCGTGCATGTGAACGCTGAGGATGCGAACACGTGCGTGCGCGTGATGCAGCTTGGCGTCGAGTATCGCGCGAAGTTCGGCAAGGACTTCCTCGTGGATCTCGTCGGCTATCGCCGTCACGGGCACAACGAGACGGACGAGCCGGCGTTCACTCAGCCGGCGATGTACGCGCAGATCAAGTCGCATCCTTCGCCGCGCGAAGTGTGGGGACAGAAGCTGGTCGAGGAAGGGCTCGTCACGGCCGCTGAGGTGAAGTCTCTCGATGCCGAGATCGCAGCGTCGTTCGAGAAGATTCAGAGGGGTGCGTCGGCGGGCGATGGCGAGATCACGTTGCCGGGCGAGGTAGTGAAGCCGGCCGATGCCGCCGAAGGTGCGAAGACCGCCCTGCGCAGCGAGCAGCTCGTGGCGATGAACGAGCAGCTTCTCATATGGCCACAGACATTCAAGCCGAACAGCAAGCTCGCGAAGACGCTTCGGCGGCGGCGTGACGCCGTTGGCGAAGCAGGTGGAATAGACTGGGGGCACGCGGAAGCGCTGGCGTTCGCGTCGCTGCTCGTCCAAGGCACTTCTGTGCGCATGTCGGGTCAGGATGTGGAGCGCGGAACGTTCTCGCACCGGCAGGCAGTTCTGCATGATGCCGAGACGGGCGAGACCTATACGCCGCTTCAGCATCTGCCCGAGGCGCGCGGCCGGTTCGAGATCTACAACAGCCCGTTGTCGGAGACGGCGGTGCTGGGCTTCGAGTACGGGTTTAGCATGGCGACGCGGAACGCGCTGGTACTGTGGGAAGCGCAATTCGGCGACTTCGTGAACGTGGCGCAGCCGATCATTGACCAGTTCATTGTGTCCGATCGGGCCAAGTGGGGACAGGATTCGTCGCTGGTGCTGCTGCTGCCGCACGGTTACGAGGGGCAGGGTCCGGAGCACTCGAGCGCACGTCTCGAGCGGTTCCTGCAGTTGTGCGCCGAGAACAACATGTTCGTCGCGTATCCGTCCACTCCGGCGCAGTACTATCACATTCTGCGGAGGCAGATGTCGGAGAGCCGGCGTCGTCCGCTCGTGCTGATGCAGCCGAAGAGTCTGCTGCGGCTGCCCGAAGCGGCATCGCGACTGGGCGATCTGGCCGACGGCGGTTTCCAGACGGTGATCGATGATGCGGCCGTGTCGGGTCATCGCGAGCAGGTGAAACGTCTCGTGTTCTGCACGGGAAAGATCTACTACGACCTGGTTGTGAAGCGTGCTCCTCACGTCGCGCTCGTTCGGGTGGAGCAGCTCTATCCATGGCCGCACGACGAGGTGGCGAAGATCGTGGATCTGTATCCCGCCGCAGCGGAAGTGGTGTGGGCGCAGGAGGAGCCGAAGAACATGGGCGCCTGGACGTACGTATCGCCGCGTCTTCGCGTATCCACGGGCAACGCGGTGATCGTGCGCTACATCGGGCGACCCGAGCGCGCGAGCCCGGCGGAGGGATACTCCTTGGCGCACAAGGCGGAGCAGGAGCGGATCGTGTCCGAAGTGGTTGCTCCGATGGAGGCACCAGCTGGCGGGAGGCGCCGGAGTGCAATCGCGAGCCGTTAG
- a CDS encoding YMGG-like glycine zipper-containing protein has protein sequence MKHLKALILVPAAILAVTACRPDDSRKVDDALNADLTLAAQARPYTAMDSISAMERAYAAQGLAPVGYAPNGSPVYSQPVRERVVYRDRPVYRSSTSSGTSSTARRTTRIKHTQRDAAIGAVTGAAIGAVTSRDKLKGAVVGGVAGAVLGGVIGNNVDITKR, from the coding sequence ATGAAGCATCTCAAAGCGCTGATACTGGTCCCGGCGGCCATTCTGGCGGTAACGGCTTGTCGGCCTGACGATAGCAGGAAGGTGGATGACGCCCTGAATGCTGACCTCACGCTGGCTGCACAGGCGCGGCCGTATACGGCAATGGACAGCATCTCGGCGATGGAGCGGGCTTATGCGGCGCAGGGTCTGGCCCCGGTGGGTTATGCGCCCAACGGCTCGCCTGTCTACAGCCAGCCGGTTCGTGAGCGGGTAGTGTACCGCGATCGCCCGGTTTACCGCAGTTCGACGAGCTCGGGGACCTCTTCCACGGCGCGTAGGACGACCCGTATAAAGCACACCCAGCGTGACGCGGCCATTGGTGCGGTGACTGGTGCGGCGATCGGCGCGGTGACGAGCCGGGACAAGCTCAAGGGTGCCGTGGTCGGCGGCGTCGCGGGCGCGGTGCTCGGCGGCGTGATCGGCAACAACGTGGACATCACGAAGCGCTAA
- a CDS encoding ATP-binding protein, giving the protein MTEDRRVKLLLVDDRPENLLALEAILEPLGQKLISAYSGEEALKCVLQHDFAAILLDVQMPDMNGFDAAQIIKSREKSRYIPIIFLSAINKEDSYVFKGYSMGAVDYVFKPFNPDVLRSKVAVFVDLYLKQQQIKEQSEMLAESQRREMELEHRAELFEAEAKSAAQLTELNIQLTERQAELEQAMGVRNRFYASMSHELRTPINAVIGYSTLMIDNIYGPLNVKQREGLERTLRAARHLLELVNDVLDLSKIEAGKIELSLQQVNIPNLIEDLFVTVRPLADEHGTRLSFENPNEPLTVVTDPRRVRQILLNLLSNAIKFGMQKPIKVSCNRTEDGGVCIAVTDHGEGISKGDQSRIFEEFVQVSLTQQLGTGLGLPISRRLATLLDGSLDVESTPRVGSVFTLLLPAESQPLVYDSDEFGGPPAGQEMRVKGPENDAPNGSGGKSSEGVRVA; this is encoded by the coding sequence ATGACCGAGGATCGTCGCGTCAAACTGCTGCTGGTGGACGACCGGCCGGAGAATCTCCTCGCACTCGAGGCGATACTCGAGCCGCTTGGTCAGAAGCTGATCTCGGCATACTCCGGCGAAGAAGCGCTCAAGTGCGTCCTGCAGCATGATTTCGCCGCCATCCTGCTCGACGTGCAGATGCCCGACATGAACGGATTCGACGCGGCGCAGATCATCAAGTCGCGCGAGAAATCGCGCTACATCCCGATCATCTTCCTCAGCGCGATCAACAAGGAAGACTCGTACGTCTTCAAAGGCTATTCCATGGGCGCGGTGGACTACGTGTTCAAGCCTTTCAATCCGGACGTGCTGCGGTCGAAGGTGGCCGTGTTCGTGGATCTGTACCTCAAGCAGCAGCAGATCAAGGAGCAGTCGGAGATGCTCGCGGAAAGCCAGCGCCGGGAGATGGAGCTGGAGCACAGGGCAGAGCTGTTCGAGGCGGAGGCGAAGTCAGCCGCGCAGCTCACCGAGCTCAACATACAGCTCACCGAGCGCCAGGCGGAGCTGGAGCAGGCAATGGGAGTGAGGAATCGCTTCTACGCGTCAATGAGCCACGAGCTTCGCACGCCGATCAACGCGGTCATCGGCTACAGCACGCTGATGATCGACAACATCTACGGACCGCTGAACGTGAAGCAGCGTGAGGGGCTCGAGCGAACGCTGCGTGCCGCCCGCCATCTGCTCGAGCTCGTCAACGACGTTCTCGACCTGTCGAAGATCGAGGCAGGGAAGATCGAGTTGTCGCTGCAGCAGGTGAACATCCCCAATCTCATAGAGGATCTGTTCGTGACTGTGCGCCCGCTGGCCGACGAGCATGGCACGAGACTGTCGTTCGAGAACCCGAACGAGCCGTTGACGGTGGTGACGGATCCACGGCGCGTGCGGCAGATACTCCTGAATCTCCTGTCCAACGCGATCAAGTTCGGGATGCAGAAGCCGATCAAGGTGAGCTGCAATCGCACCGAGGACGGAGGCGTGTGCATCGCCGTCACAGATCACGGTGAGGGGATTTCGAAAGGGGATCAGTCTCGCATCTTCGAGGAGTTCGTGCAGGTGTCGCTGACGCAACAGCTTGGAACCGGGCTCGGACTTCCGATCTCGCGCCGGTTGGCGACGCTGCTCGATGGATCGCTCGATGTCGAATCGACCCCGAGGGTGGGAAGCGTGTTCACTCTGCTGCTTCCGGCAGAAAGCCAGCCCTTGGTGTACGATTCGGACGAATTCGGCGGGCCACCGGCGGGCCAGGAGATGCGGGTCAAAGGGCCGGAAAATGACGCCCCAAACGGATCCGGGGGCAAGTCCTCCGAAGGGGTCAGGGTGGCATAG
- a CDS encoding chemotaxis protein CheB, with protein MSEISLVVVGASWGGLTALSQLVAGLPGDFAVPLAVVQHRSWHADNLLASLLQDLTPLRVVDVEDKEPLEPRSIYIAPANYHMMVDDGYLSLTTDPMVRFSRPSIDVTFVSAGDAYPGATVGVVLTGANDDGARGLRHIVDRGGRAVVQDPATAEGKAMPSAALLLVPEADVLPLNEIAAHLVSITASASSRGERKVKG; from the coding sequence GTGAGCGAGATCTCGCTGGTCGTCGTGGGTGCGTCGTGGGGCGGACTGACGGCGCTGAGCCAGCTCGTTGCGGGGCTCCCGGGCGACTTCGCGGTTCCGCTGGCTGTGGTGCAGCACCGGAGCTGGCACGCCGACAATCTGCTGGCCTCCCTGCTGCAGGATCTGACTCCGCTGCGTGTTGTGGACGTCGAAGACAAGGAGCCACTCGAGCCGCGCAGTATTTACATCGCGCCGGCGAATTACCATATGATGGTGGATGACGGTTATCTCTCGCTCACGACTGATCCGATGGTGCGGTTCAGCCGCCCGTCCATCGACGTGACGTTCGTCTCGGCCGGCGACGCATACCCGGGCGCGACAGTCGGTGTCGTGCTGACGGGCGCGAACGACGACGGTGCGCGGGGTCTGAGGCATATCGTGGATCGTGGGGGTAGAGCGGTGGTACAGGATCCGGCGACGGCCGAGGGCAAGGCGATGCCCTCGGCGGCGCTGCTGTTGGTGCCCGAGGCGGACGTCCTGCCGCTGAACGAGATAGCAGCACATCTCGTCTCGATCACGGCTTCGGCGTCATCGCGCGGGGAAAGGAAGGTGAAGGGATGA
- a CDS encoding protein-glutamate O-methyltransferase CheR yields MAVQVDDAVPSAAAAVSRYDPELERIEIELLLEGIYRSYGFDFRSYAYASIRRRLWKRIEAEGLHDVSELQARVLHEPQIMERLLLDLSINVTAMFRDPSFYRAFRERVIPILRTYPFIRLWHAGCATGEEVYSMAILLQEEGLYERCRIYATDINEVVLQTAKEGIFPLDRMQEYTENYIAAGGKRAFSDYYVAKYGGVLFSPSLTKNVVFSLHNLVTDRSFAEFNVILCRNVLIYFDKTLQAKVHGLFYDSLAMFGILVLGSKESLRFSPKVECYEQFNGPEKIFRKAR; encoded by the coding sequence GTGGCTGTACAGGTAGACGACGCGGTCCCGTCCGCGGCGGCCGCTGTGTCGCGGTACGATCCCGAGCTCGAGCGCATTGAGATCGAGCTGCTGCTGGAGGGGATCTACCGGAGCTACGGCTTTGATTTCCGCTCCTATGCCTACGCCTCGATCAGGCGGCGGTTGTGGAAGCGGATCGAGGCCGAAGGGCTGCATGACGTGAGCGAGCTGCAGGCGAGAGTGCTGCACGAGCCGCAGATAATGGAGCGCCTCCTGCTCGATCTCTCGATCAACGTGACGGCGATGTTCCGGGACCCGTCGTTCTACCGGGCGTTCCGCGAGCGGGTCATTCCCATCCTCCGAACCTATCCGTTCATACGCCTGTGGCACGCGGGGTGCGCGACCGGCGAGGAAGTCTACTCGATGGCGATCCTGCTTCAGGAGGAAGGGCTGTACGAGCGGTGCAGGATCTACGCGACGGACATCAACGAGGTCGTGCTGCAGACGGCGAAGGAAGGGATTTTCCCTCTCGACCGCATGCAGGAGTACACGGAGAATTACATCGCGGCTGGCGGGAAGCGGGCGTTCTCGGACTATTATGTGGCCAAGTACGGTGGCGTGCTGTTCAGCCCGTCGCTGACGAAGAACGTCGTGTTCTCGCTGCACAACCTGGTAACTGACAGATCGTTCGCGGAGTTCAACGTCATCCTGTGCCGGAACGTTCTCATCTATTTCGACAAGACGCTCCAGGCGAAGGTGCATGGTCTCTTCTACGACAGCCTGGCGATGTTTGGCATTCTCGTTCTTGGAAGCAAGGAATCCCTGCGCTTCTCGCCAAAGGTGGAATGCTACGAGCAGTTCAACGGGCCGGAGAAGATTTTCCGGAAGGCACGGTGA